A region from the Vibrio rumoiensis genome encodes:
- a CDS encoding LacI family DNA-binding transcriptional regulator — protein sequence MASLYDVARLAGVSKSTVSRVINNEYGVKEATKEKVRQAAEKCGYVPNQVAKDLKSQKTNLIGIIVSRVSSHATAQGIDGLTGVLEKAGKHVLLASTHQDHEKELEYIKLFNQKRVEGIILYATHLDTKLVESIQNSAVPVVLVGQDGSMFNIPSIIHDDIRVGFEAGNRLIAKGCQTMGFIGVQGDDIAVDKQRSDGFLQALQNKGLELAFHARGDFSINSGYLLTKQYLSHTPKLDGLFCATDRIAVGAIRAIQEHGLTPGKDISVLGVGNDELASVCTPSLSTFHYSFDKAGENGARLLLERIENRNIETSKIVLNFNDIERESC from the coding sequence ATGGCGAGTTTATACGATGTCGCCCGTTTGGCTGGCGTATCAAAGTCAACCGTTTCACGGGTTATAAATAATGAATATGGTGTCAAAGAGGCAACAAAAGAAAAAGTTCGCCAAGCAGCAGAAAAATGTGGCTATGTCCCCAACCAAGTGGCCAAAGATCTCAAATCACAGAAAACAAACCTTATTGGTATCATCGTTTCGCGCGTTTCTTCTCATGCAACCGCTCAAGGGATCGACGGGTTAACTGGTGTATTAGAAAAGGCAGGGAAGCACGTTTTACTGGCAAGCACGCACCAAGATCACGAAAAAGAGCTGGAATATATAAAACTTTTCAACCAAAAGCGTGTTGAAGGCATCATCCTGTACGCCACCCACCTTGATACTAAGCTGGTAGAAAGCATTCAAAACTCCGCGGTTCCAGTGGTTCTTGTCGGCCAAGATGGGTCAATGTTCAATATTCCTAGTATTATTCATGATGATATTCGAGTCGGGTTTGAAGCCGGAAATAGGCTTATTGCCAAAGGATGTCAAACGATGGGTTTCATTGGTGTGCAAGGTGATGATATCGCCGTTGATAAACAGCGCTCAGATGGATTTCTTCAAGCATTACAGAATAAAGGATTAGAGCTCGCTTTCCATGCCCGAGGTGACTTTTCGATAAACTCAGGTTATTTACTCACCAAGCAATATTTATCACACACACCCAAATTGGATGGTTTATTTTGTGCTACTGACCGGATAGCGGTTGGTGCGATAAGAGCGATTCAAGAACATGGTCTCACACCAGGAAAGGATATTTCGGTCCTAGGAGTGGGTAACGATGAACTGGCCTCAGTATGCACCCCAAGCCTATCAACGTTTCACTACTCATTTGATAAAGCTGGCGAAAATGGTGCGCGATTATTATTAGAAAGAATTGAAAATCGAAACATTGAAACCAGCAAAATAGTATTAAATTTCAACGATATAGAACGAGAATCTTGTTAA
- a CDS encoding EAL domain-containing protein, whose product MLLCTYGVLYYQSLQNYKKDTESRMHLSVEVMDGLFETATVAIDNVLHQITGDCSSDFRILDDTIVKEPSIQSINVLKKGSIVCSTYEPNIGSIISPSTFVDFSIITSKIVVPGKTIVLINSGNDDLFISASIHGFILLGIVNILDIETPFHINTTFGWVNDDDNLVTTKNPDTVYIESKAFPYSISTKYDYRHIFFNFLRTNTWSLLLLLFFSSVISLLYFFYDSKIEVVQALRKGLKKGEFEPYAQGVTDSNGTLTGCEILMRWNYKSSLIRPDDFIPTAEKSGLIVPLSIQLINKTYEFFLQHYHLLLPRFYIAFNISPIQLTEPYAQGVVNAVARFRNCPKLGFVKVVLELTERQIVTYTPETLTTLKKLNDMGVMIVIDDFGTGYSSLENILELNISGLKIDKCFVDRYPNDELSVSLIDNIVDLANRLKIDVVAEGVETKEQAEALRLKGVHYLQGYLFYKPLSLEQFIGTLKKC is encoded by the coding sequence TTGCTACTTTGCACCTATGGGGTTTTGTATTATCAATCCTTACAAAACTATAAAAAAGATACCGAGTCTCGAATGCACTTATCTGTGGAAGTGATGGATGGACTGTTTGAAACCGCGACAGTGGCGATTGATAATGTACTGCATCAGATTACTGGAGACTGTTCCTCCGATTTTAGAATACTGGATGATACGATAGTCAAGGAGCCCAGTATTCAAAGTATTAATGTTTTAAAAAAGGGTTCGATTGTGTGTTCAACTTATGAACCGAACATTGGTAGCATAATTTCACCTAGCACGTTTGTAGATTTCAGTATCATCACTTCAAAGATTGTTGTTCCAGGGAAAACAATTGTTCTTATTAACTCGGGTAATGATGATCTTTTTATCTCCGCTTCAATTCATGGATTTATCTTGCTTGGGATTGTTAACATTTTAGATATAGAAACACCTTTTCATATCAATACCACCTTTGGTTGGGTAAATGATGATGATAACCTGGTGACAACTAAAAACCCTGACACTGTGTACATAGAATCGAAAGCTTTTCCGTACTCCATCAGCACCAAGTATGATTATCGACATATATTTTTTAACTTCTTAAGGACAAATACTTGGTCGTTATTACTGTTATTGTTTTTTTCTTCTGTTATCAGTCTGCTTTATTTTTTCTATGATTCAAAAATAGAAGTGGTACAAGCATTAAGAAAAGGGTTAAAAAAAGGGGAATTTGAACCCTATGCTCAAGGTGTTACCGATTCTAATGGTACTCTTACTGGCTGTGAAATACTGATGCGCTGGAATTATAAATCATCGTTGATTCGTCCAGACGACTTTATCCCCACTGCTGAGAAATCAGGACTGATAGTCCCACTGAGTATCCAGCTTATAAATAAAACCTATGAGTTTTTCCTTCAGCATTATCATCTTCTTTTACCTAGGTTTTACATTGCATTCAATATTAGCCCAATTCAACTGACTGAGCCCTACGCACAAGGGGTAGTTAATGCTGTGGCGAGATTTCGAAATTGTCCAAAGCTCGGTTTTGTAAAGGTTGTATTGGAGTTGACGGAAAGACAGATTGTTACTTACACACCTGAAACGCTCACAACGCTGAAAAAATTGAATGATATGGGGGTTATGATCGTTATTGATGATTTTGGAACTGGGTATTCTTCGCTTGAGAACATACTGGAACTTAACATTAGCGGTTTGAAAATTGATAAGTGTTTTGTGGATAGATATCCTAATGATGAACTGAGTGTGAGTCTGATTGATAATATTGTGGATCTTGCAAATCGCTTGAAAATCGATGTGGTAGCAGAAGGTGTGGAAACGAAAGAGCAAGCCGAAGCGTTAAGGCTAAAAGGGGTTCACTACTTGCAGGGCTACCTCTTCTATAAGCCACTGAGCTTAGAGCAGTTCATTGGGACATTAAAAAAATGTTGA
- a CDS encoding type 1 glutamine amidotransferase domain-containing protein → MNILMVLTSHQELGNTGEKTGFWLEEFAAPYYTFLDVGANITLASPAGGQPPLDPKSVLVDFQTELTERFNQDLIAQDALENTVKLETVTSDEFDAVFYPGGHGPLWDLTNSEISINLIENFERSGKPISFVCHAPAVLRHVKAENGELLIKGRKVTGFTNGEEAGVELTDVVPFLIEDEFKSLGADYHKGEDWGEFVIEDGKLITGQNPTSSQAVAKALIAQLS, encoded by the coding sequence ATGAATATTTTAATGGTCTTAACATCCCATCAAGAACTGGGTAACACTGGCGAAAAAACAGGGTTTTGGCTTGAAGAATTTGCGGCCCCTTACTACACTTTCCTTGATGTTGGCGCCAATATCACACTTGCGTCTCCCGCGGGTGGTCAACCGCCGCTAGATCCTAAAAGTGTACTTGTTGATTTCCAAACTGAATTGACGGAGCGCTTTAATCAAGATCTGATCGCTCAAGATGCGCTGGAAAATACCGTTAAGCTTGAAACGGTAACATCGGATGAGTTTGATGCGGTATTCTATCCTGGCGGTCACGGACCACTTTGGGATCTTACCAACTCAGAGATCTCCATTAATTTGATTGAAAACTTTGAGCGTAGCGGTAAACCCATCAGTTTTGTGTGTCATGCACCGGCGGTATTGCGTCATGTAAAAGCCGAAAATGGCGAGTTGCTTATTAAAGGCCGTAAAGTCACAGGTTTTACCAACGGTGAAGAAGCTGGTGTTGAGTTGACTGACGTTGTGCCATTTTTGATTGAAGATGAATTTAAATCCCTCGGCGCTGATTATCACAAAGGTGAAGATTGGGGGGAATTTGTCATCGAAGATGGGAAATTAATTACTGGCCAAAACCCTACCAGTTCTCAAGCCGTGGCCAAAGCGCTTATTGCTCAACTGAGTTAA
- a CDS encoding carbohydrate porin encodes MKNIFNITVASILALFSMNSFADIKVIDNEKGNFSIGGNVELNVNYRDRESHINNNSEFNQDGRVLIEFFGEKYTSNGHYVGVKAQPLFESTGNIALDDAYFEFGKKEGWAIKAGRFEAYDMFPVGLDVFLEYSGDTANDLYSDGAAYTYQMKEVRGRGSDGQIMYNQTFGNLYVEVGTMLGDRSNLFDGGLEGKYHGEQIDTVKDSFLVRPVVAYQMEDFKVAASVETNLVSDAVVANGVDISERTGYGLTGNWSSGNWSVNVNLAYLDAVDENNLTAGVNALWKNFGLGYIQSINKYENKEFSSWAEGDVNVSTWYASYALRDVFEVQDFSILLGTYYTTVDNKLDQQSEVSAFAEEDDFGTRVRLFYEF; translated from the coding sequence ATGAAGAATATTTTTAATATAACAGTAGCTAGTATTTTGGCTTTATTCTCTATGAATTCATTTGCGGATATAAAAGTTATAGATAACGAAAAAGGTAACTTTTCAATTGGCGGTAATGTCGAGCTGAACGTCAACTATCGAGACCGTGAATCACACATTAATAATAACAGCGAATTCAACCAAGATGGCCGCGTTCTAATCGAGTTTTTTGGAGAAAAGTACACGAGTAACGGTCACTATGTGGGTGTTAAAGCGCAGCCTTTGTTTGAGAGTACAGGCAATATAGCACTGGATGATGCGTACTTTGAGTTTGGTAAAAAAGAAGGCTGGGCAATTAAAGCGGGTCGTTTTGAAGCTTACGATATGTTCCCTGTTGGTCTTGATGTCTTCCTTGAATATTCAGGTGATACAGCTAATGATCTGTATTCAGATGGTGCAGCATACACGTATCAAATGAAAGAAGTACGTGGGCGCGGTTCTGATGGCCAGATCATGTACAACCAAACTTTTGGCAACTTGTATGTTGAAGTCGGCACGATGCTAGGTGACCGATCTAACTTGTTTGATGGAGGCCTTGAAGGTAAATACCACGGAGAGCAAATTGACACAGTAAAAGATTCATTCTTAGTTCGTCCAGTTGTGGCTTACCAAATGGAGGACTTCAAGGTAGCCGCTTCGGTTGAGACTAACTTAGTTTCAGACGCGGTTGTAGCCAACGGCGTTGATATTTCAGAGCGTACGGGTTATGGCTTAACTGGTAACTGGAGTAGTGGCAATTGGAGCGTAAATGTGAACCTTGCTTACTTAGATGCAGTAGACGAAAATAACCTAACAGCCGGTGTTAATGCACTTTGGAAGAACTTTGGTTTAGGTTACATTCAGTCTATCAATAAATATGAAAATAAAGAGTTTTCTTCTTGGGCTGAAGGTGACGTGAATGTATCAACATGGTATGCATCTTACGCACTCAGAGATGTATTTGAAGTACAAGATTTTTCAATTCTTCTAGGTACATATTATACGACCGTCGACAATAAACTGGATCAACAATCAGAAGTATCAGCCTTTGCTGAAGAAGATGATTTCGGTACTCGTGTGCGTCTGTTCTACGAATTTTAA
- a CDS encoding PTS transporter subunit EIIC, which translates to MKDYKSTAEEIIREIGKNNIISAAHCATRLRIQVKDRNIICDENVQKIDQVKGVFYNSGQYQVILGTGIVNKVYEAFMDVTQAKEVDHRTVANNDAGKLKTALRNLSDVFVPIVPILGATGLFLGLKGVLFNATVLGMMGMSLQNVPESFTTIMAILCDTAFAFLAAFICWSAFKKFGGTPIIGFLIGLMLVSPALPNAYAVAYGSAEPIYVFGFIPLVGYQGSILTALITGYIGAKLELYFRNVMPHSMDLIFTPFVVIILSVASALLVMGPLVKGFESVAIEAIQGFLQLPFGIGGLVIGFLYPIAVLTGMHHMFIMIETSLIAGTGFNPLITVCAMYGFANAAVCLAISLRTKDTAFKTAGISATVTQLLGVSEPALFGVVLRSGMTPLCIMLCGSALGGMVLSLLAVKANSYGLAVLLSPLMYIYDSYQVLAYIAVGILVFVFSFSVTYMADKLFIFNKKSNSKVNTVI; encoded by the coding sequence ATGAAAGATTATAAAAGTACTGCTGAAGAAATCATAAGAGAAATAGGGAAGAATAATATTATTTCAGCTGCACATTGTGCGACCCGACTAAGAATTCAAGTTAAAGATCGAAATATTATTTGTGATGAAAACGTGCAAAAAATTGATCAGGTTAAAGGTGTGTTTTATAACTCCGGACAATATCAGGTAATTTTAGGTACCGGCATCGTAAATAAAGTATACGAAGCGTTTATGGATGTCACACAAGCTAAAGAAGTAGATCATAGAACGGTTGCTAACAATGATGCAGGTAAACTAAAAACAGCATTAAGAAATCTTTCTGATGTTTTTGTACCTATTGTTCCAATATTGGGAGCGACAGGTCTCTTCTTAGGACTTAAAGGCGTGTTATTCAACGCTACTGTCCTAGGAATGATGGGAATGAGTCTACAAAATGTCCCTGAAAGTTTTACCACAATAATGGCTATTCTCTGCGATACAGCATTTGCCTTTCTCGCGGCATTTATTTGTTGGTCAGCTTTTAAAAAGTTCGGAGGTACGCCTATTATCGGCTTTCTCATTGGTCTGATGCTAGTTTCGCCAGCTCTACCCAATGCATATGCCGTAGCATACGGTAGCGCAGAGCCTATTTATGTATTCGGATTTATTCCTTTAGTGGGATATCAAGGGTCTATATTGACAGCCCTCATAACAGGATATATTGGTGCTAAGCTTGAGCTTTACTTCCGCAACGTTATGCCACATTCAATGGATCTGATTTTCACCCCTTTTGTCGTTATCATTTTGTCGGTGGCCTCTGCTTTATTAGTGATGGGACCATTAGTTAAAGGGTTTGAAAGTGTTGCAATTGAAGCTATTCAAGGCTTTTTACAATTACCTTTTGGTATCGGGGGTCTTGTGATCGGTTTCCTTTATCCAATTGCAGTGCTGACGGGGATGCACCATATGTTCATCATGATTGAAACTTCTTTAATTGCAGGCACAGGCTTCAATCCGCTAATAACAGTTTGCGCTATGTATGGATTTGCCAATGCTGCGGTTTGTTTAGCTATTTCTCTTAGAACAAAAGATACGGCTTTTAAAACAGCAGGGATCTCTGCAACAGTTACACAGTTGTTAGGGGTATCAGAGCCTGCTTTATTCGGTGTGGTTTTGCGATCTGGTATGACTCCACTGTGCATTATGTTGTGTGGCTCAGCTCTGGGTGGAATGGTCTTATCACTACTTGCGGTTAAGGCTAACTCATATGGTCTTGCGGTACTACTTTCTCCACTCATGTACATTTATGATAGCTATCAAGTACTCGCTTATATTGCTGTGGGAATATTAGTATTTGTGTTCTCATTCTCTGTAACTTATATGGCTGATAAGTTATTTATCTTCAATAAGAAAAGTAATAGTAAAGTAAATACGGTAATTTGA
- a CDS encoding alpha-glucosidase, translating to MCKNETETSVWWKEDVIYQIYPKSFRDSNNDGIGDITGIIEKLDYLKDLGITMLWVSPFYRSPMADNGYDISDYYDINPDFGTMSDFDVLIEKAKFKGIKIMVDLVINHTSDEHEWFQKAISHPSSKYRDYYIIKPSNNGLPPNNWRSIFGGSAWTKIEGEDNYYLHVFDKKQPDLNWENPALRQEIYRMVNWWLDKGIAGFRIDAITFIKKDQDFASIPVDGADGLGSIKYKSRNRPGIEEFLLELRENTFDCHPCVTVGEAPGVSKDDYGKFIGQDGFFNMIFDFHAADLDVESGTEWFKRTQWQTKDLREHLFSTQHAFQTHGWGTTFIENHDQPRALSKLIKNTNYRDQTGAKCLAVLYFFLQGTPFIYQGQEIGMTNFKRESIDEFDDISSIDNYHRSVLEGYSEAEALEFVNLRSRDNSRTPIPWENTINGGFNKGYPTWLGLSHSEYTINVEDQIKDPESVLNFYKSMIKIRNHQYPDALIYGEFVPLDTAENIIAYKRLGSKETFFIITNLSDEIVPFTLPDGNILLNNYKETYSQLQPYQTLLIKGL from the coding sequence ATGTGTAAAAACGAGACGGAAACATCTGTTTGGTGGAAAGAGGATGTTATTTATCAAATCTATCCTAAGAGTTTTCGAGACAGCAATAATGATGGAATTGGCGATATTACAGGTATCATAGAGAAGCTTGATTACCTTAAAGATCTTGGCATCACTATGCTTTGGGTATCACCTTTTTATCGTTCACCAATGGCGGATAATGGGTACGATATTTCAGACTATTACGATATAAACCCTGATTTTGGAACGATGAGTGACTTTGATGTACTGATCGAGAAGGCAAAATTTAAAGGAATAAAGATCATGGTTGATCTGGTTATCAACCACACCAGTGATGAACACGAGTGGTTTCAAAAAGCGATCAGTCACCCTTCATCAAAATACCGAGATTACTACATCATTAAACCAAGTAATAATGGGCTACCACCAAATAATTGGCGTTCAATTTTTGGTGGAAGTGCTTGGACGAAAATTGAGGGTGAAGATAACTATTACCTGCATGTTTTTGATAAGAAACAACCTGACCTAAATTGGGAGAATCCTGCCCTACGTCAGGAGATTTATCGTATGGTGAACTGGTGGCTCGATAAAGGTATTGCAGGTTTTCGTATTGATGCCATTACTTTTATCAAGAAAGATCAGGACTTTGCTTCAATACCTGTTGATGGGGCTGATGGTTTGGGCAGCATAAAATATAAGTCAAGAAATCGTCCAGGCATAGAGGAGTTTCTATTAGAGCTTAGAGAGAATACCTTTGATTGTCATCCTTGCGTTACTGTTGGTGAGGCTCCCGGTGTATCAAAAGATGATTACGGCAAGTTCATCGGCCAAGATGGATTTTTCAATATGATATTCGACTTCCATGCTGCTGATCTTGATGTAGAAAGTGGAACGGAATGGTTTAAAAGAACTCAGTGGCAAACCAAAGATCTGAGAGAGCATTTGTTTTCTACTCAACATGCGTTTCAAACTCACGGTTGGGGAACAACATTTATCGAAAATCACGACCAACCTCGTGCACTGTCTAAGCTAATAAAAAATACTAACTATCGTGATCAAACCGGTGCAAAATGTTTAGCTGTTTTATACTTTTTCTTACAAGGCACACCATTTATATATCAGGGACAAGAGATTGGAATGACTAATTTCAAGCGCGAGTCCATCGACGAGTTCGATGATATTTCAAGTATCGATAACTATCATCGCTCAGTACTTGAGGGATATAGTGAAGCAGAAGCGTTAGAGTTTGTTAATCTTCGTTCTCGCGATAACAGTAGAACACCGATTCCTTGGGAAAATACAATTAATGGTGGGTTCAACAAAGGCTACCCAACTTGGCTTGGACTTTCGCATTCAGAATATACCATCAATGTCGAAGACCAAATAAAAGACCCAGAGTCGGTACTTAACTTCTATAAATCGATGATAAAGATTCGTAATCATCAATATCCTGATGCATTGATTTATGGAGAGTTTGTGCCTTTGGATACAGCAGAAAATATTATTGCTTATAAGCGATTAGGAAGCAAAGAGACATTCTTTATTATTACTAATTTAAGTGACGAAATAGTGCCATTTACCCTCCCAGATGGAAATATATTGCTTAATAACTATAAAGAAACATATTCGCAACTACAACCCTACCAGACTTTACTCATTAAGGGATTATAA
- a CDS encoding LacI family DNA-binding transcriptional regulator: MATIKEVANSAGLSVTTVSRYLNNHPYISDEKRLKIEKAMADLDYQPSAVAQQMRGVKAFHIGVLVSRITNQYYAGLIDALEVTARKFGYSILIIQNHNSEGEEKRALELLKKKIIDGLVLCTVESDIDTLENYVKHGPIVLCNTHLYNTNIPSIHIDDEQATEEAINYLTGKGHKRIAYCTGGDFTSRSHGARRNKGFKTAMRKANQNIDYDLVFRHVHTLEDGEKIASQLASMKNEQRPSAIFTGSDEVACGVINILTKSGINVPDDIAVMGFDNQKISSLISVPVTTVHQPVDVLGKFTMEYLLAAIEGKSYVYDTGMLKTNMVIRNSA, translated from the coding sequence ATGGCAACGATAAAAGAAGTAGCAAACTCTGCAGGATTATCGGTAACAACCGTTTCCCGCTACCTGAATAATCATCCTTATATTTCGGATGAAAAGAGGCTGAAAATTGAAAAGGCAATGGCGGATCTGGACTATCAACCAAGCGCTGTTGCACAGCAAATGCGGGGGGTAAAGGCTTTTCATATTGGCGTTCTAGTTTCCCGTATTACTAACCAATATTACGCAGGATTAATTGATGCTCTTGAAGTAACCGCGCGCAAGTTTGGTTATTCCATTTTAATTATTCAAAATCACAATAGTGAAGGGGAAGAAAAACGCGCTCTTGAGTTGTTGAAGAAAAAAATTATTGATGGTTTGGTTTTATGCACTGTAGAAAGCGATATAGATACTCTAGAAAATTATGTTAAGCATGGCCCAATAGTCTTGTGCAACACTCATTTATATAATACCAATATTCCATCTATCCATATAGATGATGAGCAAGCAACAGAAGAGGCGATAAATTATTTAACCGGAAAAGGGCATAAAAGAATTGCTTACTGTACTGGAGGTGATTTCACATCACGAAGCCATGGTGCTCGTCGGAATAAAGGCTTCAAAACCGCGATGCGAAAAGCAAATCAGAATATTGATTATGACCTGGTATTTCGCCATGTTCATACACTTGAAGATGGAGAGAAGATCGCATCACAACTCGCTAGTATGAAAAATGAGCAGCGTCCTTCTGCCATTTTTACAGGCAGTGATGAAGTGGCCTGTGGGGTTATCAACATACTAACAAAGTCAGGCATTAACGTACCCGATGATATTGCTGTAATGGGGTTTGATAATCAGAAGATTTCATCCCTAATTTCTGTTCCAGTTACCACGGTACATCAGCCTGTAGATGTGCTAGGGAAGTTTACGATGGAATATCTATTAGCGGCGATTGAAGGAAAAAGTTACGTTTATGATACAGGTATGCTTAAAACCAATATGGTTATAAGAAACTCAGCCTAA
- the add gene encoding adenosine deaminase, with amino-acid sequence MTATLPKVILHEHIEGSVTPEMALILAKKHGVSLPDDFLYPDGAYDKAEFPNGRYQYDETDFGEFVKAYDVVADLVRDADDYYLIMKDYLSRNAQQGMIYCEMITSAFHLCCEEDGNGTVSLNANKYHEFMDGIERAINEVKEEYGTETRLQGCGVRHLSLEHLDLSVDFIAQNPREVVTGFNIAGNEMAGEFEDFIYVHELVDNIPLPKSYHAGEIRGPESIRDALKFGAKRIGHGIAAIKDDALIEQLIAENITLEVAPTSNRILVTEFEQKLDNHPLRRLYEKGVRLSINTDDAGLFGTDVAKEYHIAETVFGFNRVELLDVTLCALEAAFVSDEVKQGLIEKAYQAFTEQDWRDLEIHAAGLVDGALKARLQSRLHYK; translated from the coding sequence ATGACTGCTACGCTTCCGAAAGTAATTTTGCATGAACATATTGAAGGTTCTGTGACGCCTGAAATGGCTTTGATCTTGGCTAAAAAACATGGCGTTTCATTGCCTGATGATTTTCTTTATCCCGATGGTGCTTATGACAAAGCAGAGTTTCCAAATGGTCGTTATCAATATGATGAAACGGATTTTGGCGAGTTTGTAAAAGCGTATGATGTGGTTGCTGATTTGGTGCGTGATGCGGATGATTACTACTTGATCATGAAAGACTACTTAAGCCGTAATGCACAACAGGGGATGATCTACTGTGAAATGATCACCTCTGCTTTCCATTTATGTTGTGAAGAAGATGGTAATGGCACTGTGTCGTTGAATGCTAATAAATACCACGAATTCATGGATGGTATTGAGCGTGCGATTAATGAAGTAAAAGAAGAGTACGGTACAGAAACTCGCCTGCAAGGCTGTGGGGTTCGTCATTTAAGCCTAGAGCATTTGGATTTGAGTGTAGACTTTATCGCGCAAAATCCGCGTGAAGTTGTGACTGGATTTAATATTGCCGGTAACGAAATGGCGGGTGAATTTGAAGATTTCATCTACGTTCATGAGTTGGTGGATAATATTCCATTGCCTAAGTCTTACCACGCCGGTGAAATCCGTGGCCCTGAAAGTATTCGTGATGCCTTAAAATTTGGTGCAAAACGCATTGGCCATGGTATTGCAGCAATAAAAGACGATGCTTTGATTGAACAGCTGATTGCAGAAAATATCACATTAGAAGTGGCACCGACCAGTAACCGAATTCTAGTCACCGAGTTTGAGCAAAAGCTTGATAATCATCCTCTGCGTCGTCTATATGAAAAGGGCGTGCGTTTGTCGATTAATACTGATGACGCGGGTTTATTTGGTACGGATGTGGCGAAGGAATATCACATTGCAGAAACCGTATTTGGCTTTAATCGCGTTGAATTATTAGATGTTACCTTATGTGCACTAGAAGCGGCGTTTGTGTCGGATGAAGTGAAACAAGGCTTAATAGAAAAAGCTTATCAAGCGTTTACCGAGCAAGATTGGCGTGATCTCGAAATTCATGCGGCAGGTTTGGTTGATGGAGCGCTGAAAGCGCGCTTACAAAGCCGTTTACATTATAAGTAA
- the trhO gene encoding oxygen-dependent tRNA uridine(34) hydroxylase TrhO — MSQFVVCALYKFVELKDHQSLQSPLLELMEKHAIRGTLLLAHEGINGTVAASREGIDALLDWFKQDVRLADINYKESYHQEMPFNRSKVKLKKEIVTMGVEGIDPKQVVGTYVKPQDWNSLIADPEVFVVDTRNDYEIELGTFERAVNPNTETFREFPDYVKENLDPEKHKKVAMFCTGGIRCEKSTAYLKEQGFDEVYHLEGGILKYLEEVPEEDSLWKGDCYVFDGRVAVNHQLEKSEYELCNACRLPITELDKQNDKFEQGVSCPKCFGTHSDEQIERFREREKQVQLAKQRGEEHVGGDAVKQMEQKRQLKLQKKAQQRQSKR; from the coding sequence ATGAGTCAATTTGTTGTCTGTGCTCTGTATAAGTTTGTCGAGCTTAAAGATCATCAATCGTTGCAATCCCCATTATTAGAATTGATGGAAAAGCATGCTATTCGCGGTACGTTATTATTGGCTCATGAAGGGATTAATGGCACGGTTGCGGCATCTCGCGAAGGGATTGATGCTCTACTCGATTGGTTTAAGCAAGATGTTCGCTTGGCCGACATTAACTATAAAGAGTCTTATCACCAAGAAATGCCATTCAATCGTTCTAAAGTGAAATTAAAGAAAGAAATCGTCACTATGGGCGTAGAAGGCATTGACCCAAAACAGGTTGTTGGAACCTACGTGAAGCCACAAGATTGGAATAGTTTGATTGCCGATCCGGAAGTGTTTGTGGTGGATACTCGTAATGATTATGAAATCGAACTCGGCACCTTTGAGCGTGCGGTTAACCCGAATACCGAGACGTTCCGAGAATTTCCCGACTATGTAAAAGAGAATCTCGACCCTGAAAAGCATAAGAAAGTGGCGATGTTTTGTACTGGTGGCATCCGTTGTGAAAAATCTACAGCGTATTTGAAAGAACAAGGCTTCGATGAGGTGTACCATCTTGAAGGCGGTATTCTAAAGTATTTAGAAGAAGTGCCAGAAGAAGACAGCTTATGGAAAGGCGATTGTTATGTTTTTGATGGGCGAGTGGCGGTCAACCATCAATTAGAAAAAAGTGAATACGAGCTTTGTAATGCCTGTCGTTTACCGATAACCGAACTAGATAAACAAAATGATAAATTTGAACAAGGGGTGAGTTGCCCGAAGTGTTTTGGCACCCATTCTGATGAACAGATTGAACGCTTTCGTGAACGTGAGAAACAAGTGCAATTAGCAAAGCAACGCGGTGAAGAACATGTTGGCGGCGATGCAGTTAAACAGATGGAGCAAAAGCGTCAATTAAAGCTTCAGAAGAAAGCACAGCAACGTCAATCTAAGCGCTGA